One genomic region from Pirellulales bacterium encodes:
- the hemQ gene encoding hydrogen peroxide-dependent heme synthase, translated as MTHPTADDVTTQPSEGWHCLHLFYRWDRAALRQLSGAELAAGSREFCQILDPAGPHAPLRLQTGITTGHKADWGIVALDPDPLKLDAIKNRLARSPLGHCLQAVYSYVSLTEVSEYVPTVEQYAERLVAEGETAGSPAYNAKVKAYESREGMMRQQRLQPDLPPWTNVCFYPMNKWRVPGANWYTLPFAERAKLMAEHGRSGMAFGGKVTQLITVGIGLDDWEWGVTLWARNPEFLKHIVYKMRFDEASAKYAEFGPFYTLYLAPPEKIWEHGCGGER; from the coding sequence GTGACTCACCCTACCGCCGATGACGTTACCACCCAGCCCAGCGAGGGGTGGCACTGCCTGCATCTGTTTTACCGTTGGGACCGCGCGGCGTTGCGGCAACTGAGTGGCGCGGAACTAGCCGCGGGTTCGCGGGAATTTTGCCAGATTTTGGATCCCGCCGGGCCGCATGCGCCGCTGCGGTTGCAAACGGGCATCACCACCGGGCACAAGGCGGACTGGGGGATCGTTGCCTTGGATCCGGACCCGCTGAAGCTGGACGCCATCAAAAACCGCCTGGCACGCAGTCCCCTGGGGCACTGCCTGCAAGCGGTTTATTCGTATGTGTCGCTAACGGAAGTCTCCGAATATGTCCCCACGGTGGAACAATACGCCGAGCGGCTGGTGGCGGAAGGAGAAACCGCCGGCAGCCCCGCCTACAACGCCAAGGTAAAGGCCTACGAAAGTCGCGAGGGAATGATGCGGCAGCAACGCCTGCAGCCCGATCTACCTCCCTGGACCAATGTCTGTTTTTATCCCATGAACAAATGGCGCGTGCCGGGGGCCAACTGGTACACCCTCCCTTTTGCCGAACGGGCCAAGCTGATGGCCGAGCATGGGCGGTCGGGGATGGCCTTTGGCGGCAAGGTGACGCAGCTTATCACGGTAGGCATTGGCCTGGATGATTGGGAATGGGGCGTCACCCTTTGGGCCCGCAATCCGGAATTTTTAAAGCACATTGTGTATAAAATGCGGTTCGACGAAGCGAGTGCCAAATACGCCGAATTTGGGCCGTTTTATACGCTGTATCTGGCGCCGCCGGAAAAGATTTGGGAGCACGGCTGTGGCGGCGAGAGGTAG